A stretch of Paracoccus sp. MA DNA encodes these proteins:
- a CDS encoding TniB family NTP-binding protein encodes MPDPAATARILEKLRKLRIDTPRDAAFRSHFDRLLRRDEAGNLLHEPQRFSAERETRGVMVIDGAGGGKTTLIDHALARHPALAGAGTDGRHYLEASVPSPATFKSMAGALLHRSGYPVNAAHREGWSLWETLRGRLKDLDITTLWIDEAHDLFCADRNLILRAIKAIMQGDEAVVVILSGTENLREIIRSDPQVQRRFSTLNLPPVAVATDGANFREVIAAYCRIAGLEQPLEADLIPRLFHAARYRFGRCVETILGAIEFALEGDASRLDIGHFAEFWGLQEGCPLGGNVFLAPDWPQIDPDQDEADDRPVSVRARRRRK; translated from the coding sequence ATGCCCGATCCCGCTGCAACTGCGCGCATTCTCGAAAAGCTGCGCAAGCTCCGCATAGACACCCCCAGGGACGCGGCGTTCCGCTCCCATTTCGACCGGCTGCTGCGCCGGGACGAGGCCGGAAACCTCCTGCATGAACCGCAGCGATTCTCGGCGGAGCGCGAGACCCGTGGCGTGATGGTGATCGACGGCGCGGGGGGTGGCAAGACCACCCTCATCGACCACGCCCTTGCACGACACCCGGCCCTGGCCGGGGCCGGGACCGACGGCCGGCACTATCTTGAGGCGAGCGTGCCCAGCCCTGCCACCTTCAAGAGCATGGCCGGCGCCCTGCTCCACCGCAGCGGTTATCCTGTCAACGCCGCGCACCGCGAGGGCTGGAGTCTGTGGGAGACCCTGCGCGGCCGTCTGAAGGATCTCGACATCACCACCCTCTGGATCGACGAGGCGCATGACCTGTTCTGTGCCGACCGCAACCTGATCCTGCGCGCTATCAAGGCGATCATGCAGGGCGACGAGGCGGTCGTCGTGATCCTGTCGGGCACCGAAAACCTGCGCGAGATCATCCGGTCCGATCCGCAGGTCCAGCGACGGTTCTCGACCCTGAACCTGCCGCCGGTGGCCGTGGCGACGGATGGCGCGAATTTCCGGGAGGTGATCGCGGCCTATTGCCGGATTGCCGGGCTGGAGCAGCCGCTTGAGGCCGATCTGATCCCGCGCCTGTTCCATGCGGCGCGTTATCGCTTCGGGCGTTGCGTCGAGACGATCCTCGGCGCCATCGAGTTTGCGCTGGAGGGCGATGCGTCGCGCCTCGACATCGGCCATTTCGCAGAGTTCTGGGGCCTGCAGGAGGGATGCCCGCTGGGCGGAAATGTCTTCCTGGCCCCGGACTGGCCGCAGATCGACCCGGATCAGGACGAGGCGGATGATCGACCCGTTTCCGTGCGGGCGCGGCGGCGGCGGAAATGA
- a CDS encoding aminotransferase class V-fold PLP-dependent enzyme: protein MPGLRPDVDPEGLQEFSVVFTDRSLNHMSQKFQAAMREISAMLREVYGAEAVALVPGGGTCAMEAVARQFGRDAHALIVRNGFFSYRWSQIFEAGGFARQTTVMMARPQGNEPRAPFAPAPVEELVAKIREARPDAVFAPHVETAAGMILPDDYIKALADAAHEVGAVMVLDCIASGAIWVDMRETGVDVLISAPQKGWSASPSAGMVMLSPRGIERLETTVSDSFALDLKKWRAIMKAYEDGGHAYHATLPTDALLGLRDAMNETRDFGLEAAREAQWRLGDAVRSELARRGLRSVAAEGFAAPGVVVCYTDDPEVQSGRKFLAAGYQIAAGVPLQVNEGEGFRSFRIGLFGLDKLGDVEGTLARLIPAFDAAL, encoded by the coding sequence ATGCCCGGACTTCGCCCCGATGTGGACCCCGAGGGCTTGCAGGAATTCTCGGTCGTCTTCACCGACCGCTCGCTCAACCACATGTCGCAGAAATTCCAGGCCGCGATGCGCGAGATCTCGGCCATGCTGCGCGAGGTCTACGGGGCCGAGGCGGTGGCGCTGGTTCCGGGCGGCGGCACCTGCGCCATGGAGGCGGTGGCCCGCCAGTTCGGCCGCGACGCCCATGCGCTGATCGTCCGCAACGGCTTTTTCAGCTATCGCTGGAGCCAGATCTTCGAGGCCGGCGGCTTTGCCCGCCAGACCACGGTGATGATGGCCCGGCCCCAGGGCAACGAGCCGCGCGCGCCCTTCGCCCCGGCACCCGTCGAGGAGTTGGTGGCCAAGATCCGCGAAGCCCGCCCCGATGCCGTCTTCGCCCCGCATGTCGAGACGGCGGCGGGCATGATCCTGCCCGACGATTACATCAAGGCGCTGGCCGATGCCGCGCATGAGGTCGGCGCGGTCATGGTGCTGGACTGCATCGCCTCGGGCGCGATCTGGGTCGACATGCGCGAGACGGGCGTGGACGTGCTGATCTCGGCGCCGCAAAAGGGCTGGTCGGCCTCGCCCTCGGCCGGGATGGTGATGCTGTCCCCGCGCGGGATCGAGCGTCTGGAGACCACGGTCAGCGACAGCTTCGCGCTGGACCTGAAGAAATGGCGCGCGATCATGAAGGCTTACGAGGATGGCGGCCATGCCTATCACGCCACCCTGCCGACCGACGCGCTGCTGGGCCTGCGCGATGCAATGAACGAGACGCGCGACTTCGGCCTCGAGGCGGCGCGAGAGGCGCAGTGGCGGCTGGGCGACGCGGTGCGCTCGGAACTGGCGCGGCGCGGGCTGCGCTCGGTCGCGGCCGAGGGCTTTGCCGCGCCGGGCGTGGTGGTCTGCTATACCGACGACCCCGAGGTGCAGAGCGGTCGCAAGTTTCTGGCCGCCGGCTATCAGATCGCCGCGGGCGTGCCCTTGCAGGTGAACGAGGGCGAGGGCTTCCGCAGCTTCCGCATCGGGCTGTTCGGGCTGGACAAGCTCGGCGATGTCGAGGGCACGCTGGCGCGGCTGATCCCGGCCTTCGACGCAGCCCTGTGA
- a CDS encoding TniQ family protein encodes MTMARLFPLLPFRTDETHWSWAVRMAAFHIRGPIGIFLRDLGLDPFALSIGDPDEVVRLCEIAGQDPGPVLRNTVVQNTSRSWRLGEEALIDSLCPQQDLRFCPACLAEDDAAAMAAGHDISNHRRERLIWRLKPIRSCLKHRLPLIRRDRPDHMVGKGVFAGSVLETAAMLQDLAGRAVPCPGSPLQTYIANRLAGRHGPAWPDSLPLEQVIRITEFLGSALEFGPYVAFGDLSTRDQDIASACGWTYIVNGEAGIRRALQILQAGFDPKRSPCRIKKWGAFGPLLDELRHPLPSNSLRRIFEEHLASIAES; translated from the coding sequence ATGACCATGGCCCGCCTCTTTCCCTTGCTGCCGTTTCGGACGGACGAAACCCATTGGTCTTGGGCGGTCCGCATGGCCGCCTTCCATATCCGTGGCCCCATCGGGATCTTCCTGCGTGATCTCGGCCTTGATCCCTTCGCTCTCTCCATCGGCGATCCGGATGAGGTGGTCAGGCTGTGCGAGATTGCCGGGCAGGATCCGGGACCGGTGCTGCGCAACACCGTGGTGCAGAACACCAGCCGGAGCTGGAGGCTCGGTGAGGAGGCTCTGATTGACAGCCTGTGTCCACAGCAGGATCTGCGCTTTTGTCCGGCCTGCCTCGCCGAGGACGATGCGGCCGCCATGGCGGCAGGCCATGACATCTCTAACCACCGGCGCGAGAGGCTGATCTGGCGGCTGAAGCCGATCCGTTCCTGCCTGAAACACAGGCTACCCCTGATCCGCCGGGATCGGCCTGACCATATGGTTGGGAAAGGCGTCTTTGCCGGAAGCGTGCTAGAAACCGCCGCGATGTTACAGGATCTTGCGGGCCGCGCTGTGCCCTGTCCGGGATCCCCGCTCCAGACCTATATCGCCAATCGGCTTGCTGGGCGTCATGGCCCGGCCTGGCCGGACAGCCTGCCGCTGGAACAGGTGATCAGGATCACCGAGTTTCTGGGTTCCGCCCTGGAGTTCGGGCCATATGTTGCCTTCGGCGACCTTTCCACCCGGGATCAGGATATCGCTTCGGCCTGCGGCTGGACCTATATCGTCAACGGGGAAGCAGGCATCCGCCGCGCCTTGCAAATCCTTCAGGCCGGGTTCGACCCGAAGCGGTCCCCATGCCGTATCAAGAAATGGGGGGCCTTCGGGCCGTTGCTCGACGAACTCCGGCATCCCCTCCCGAGCAATTCGCTCCGCAGAATCTTTGAAGAGCATCTCGCCAGCATTGCTGAATCCTGA
- a CDS encoding phage holin family protein, producing the protein MFDYTRNLQLALTDRLRRAGLGAGAGLALLIGAGFLLAALWTWLADHLGWGALGASLAIGIGFLVIGLLVMLMARKERHPVPTTDELKAEVEQRLMLAADAAIGKATGAADAALERASQKANRLMEQAEQRVHSVADSLSYKADRLADRAEARVYGTARRAGEQAAQRLGLPPDALRRAAGQVQAASQSRAAAIAPLIGAFAVGMTLASRFQDWRQRDTPEWDAAEDWTDDPYEDG; encoded by the coding sequence ATGTTCGATTACACCCGGAACCTGCAGCTTGCCCTGACGGACAGGCTGCGCCGCGCGGGCTTGGGCGCCGGGGCAGGGCTGGCCCTGCTGATCGGCGCCGGCTTCCTGCTTGCGGCGCTGTGGACTTGGCTGGCGGATCATCTTGGCTGGGGGGCGCTCGGCGCCTCCCTCGCCATCGGCATCGGCTTTCTGGTGATCGGGCTGCTGGTGATGCTGATGGCGCGCAAGGAGCGCCATCCCGTGCCCACCACCGACGAGTTGAAGGCCGAGGTCGAGCAGCGGCTGATGCTGGCCGCCGATGCCGCCATCGGGAAAGCCACCGGCGCAGCGGATGCGGCGCTGGAGCGGGCCTCCCAAAAGGCCAATCGGCTGATGGAACAGGCCGAGCAGCGCGTCCACAGCGTCGCCGACAGCCTGTCCTACAAGGCCGACCGCTTGGCCGACCGGGCCGAGGCGCGGGTCTATGGCACCGCGCGCCGCGCCGGAGAGCAGGCCGCGCAACGGCTGGGCCTGCCCCCGGATGCGCTGCGCCGCGCCGCGGGACAGGTCCAGGCAGCCTCGCAATCGCGGGCAGCGGCCATAGCGCCGCTGATCGGGGCCTTCGCGGTCGGCATGACGCTGGCCTCGCGCTTCCAGGACTGGCGGCAGCGCGACACCCCGGAATGGGACGCCGCCGAGGACTGGACGGACGATCCTTACGAGGATGGTTGA
- the chrA gene encoding chromate efflux transporter, which yields MSNAVSDSDPARGSAGEVFGAFLRLGLTSFGGPIAHLGYFRDELVVRRRWLDDHAYADLIALCQFLPGPASSQVGFALGLMRAGWLGALAAFTAFTLPSALILLVFAGAATAISGPLGQGALHGLKVVAVAIVAQAVWGMARQLCPDRERAAIAVLAVVVLAALPGAPGMILAIAAGAGLGLALGRGAARPASGHLVVPLSRGAGAAALLLFLALLALLPLLADGSQALAMIDSFYRAGALVFGGGHVVLPLLDAEVVQPGWIGPQAFLAGYGAAQAVPGPLFTFAAYLGAALGPEPNGVLGAALALLAIFLPGFLVLLGVLPFWDRFRRMAGAQSLMQGANAAVVGILGAALYSPVFTTAIGGLPDLALALACFVALTGWKLAPWRVVLLAAMAGAALALAG from the coding sequence ATGTCGAACGCGGTTTCCGACAGCGACCCCGCGCGCGGCAGCGCCGGCGAGGTCTTCGGGGCCTTCCTGCGGCTGGGCCTGACCTCCTTCGGCGGGCCGATTGCGCATCTGGGCTATTTCCGCGACGAGCTGGTGGTGCGGCGGCGCTGGCTGGACGATCACGCTTATGCCGATCTGATCGCGCTGTGCCAGTTCCTGCCCGGCCCGGCCTCGAGCCAGGTCGGCTTTGCCCTGGGCCTGATGCGGGCCGGCTGGCTGGGGGCGCTTGCAGCCTTCACCGCCTTCACCTTGCCTTCGGCGCTGATCCTGCTGGTGTTTGCCGGGGCTGCGACGGCGATTTCGGGGCCGCTGGGGCAGGGGGCGCTGCACGGGCTCAAGGTCGTGGCGGTGGCCATCGTGGCCCAGGCGGTCTGGGGCATGGCGCGGCAGCTGTGCCCGGATCGCGAGCGCGCGGCGATCGCGGTGCTCGCGGTCGTCGTGCTGGCCGCGCTGCCGGGCGCCCCCGGCATGATCCTCGCCATCGCCGCCGGCGCGGGGCTGGGGCTTGCCTTGGGCCGCGGCGCGGCAAGGCCCGCCAGCGGGCATCTGGTCGTGCCGTTGTCCCGAGGCGCGGGGGCGGCGGCCCTGCTGCTGTTCCTGGCGCTGCTGGCCTTGCTGCCGCTGCTGGCGGACGGGTCGCAGGCGCTCGCGATGATCGACAGCTTCTATCGCGCCGGGGCGCTGGTCTTCGGCGGCGGCCATGTCGTGCTGCCGCTTCTGGATGCCGAGGTGGTGCAGCCCGGCTGGATCGGCCCACAGGCCTTTCTGGCCGGCTATGGCGCGGCGCAGGCGGTGCCGGGGCCGCTTTTCACCTTTGCCGCCTATCTGGGCGCGGCCCTGGGGCCCGAGCCGAACGGGGTGCTGGGCGCCGCGCTTGCGCTGCTGGCGATCTTCCTGCCGGGATTTCTGGTGCTGCTGGGCGTCCTGCCGTTCTGGGACCGCTTCCGCCGCATGGCCGGGGCGCAATCGCTGATGCAGGGGGCGAATGCCGCCGTGGTCGGCATTCTGGGCGCGGCGCTGTATTCCCCGGTCTTTACCACCGCGATCGGCGGCCTGCCGGACCTGGCGCTGGCGCTCGCCTGTTTCGTGGCCCTGACGGGCTGGAAGCTCGCGCCCTGGCGGGTGGTGCTTCTGGCCGCGATGGCGGGCGCTGCACTGGCGCTGGCCGGATGA
- a CDS encoding BolA/IbaG family iron-sulfur metabolism protein encodes MAMEAQDIEALIRAAFPNAQITITDLAGDGNHYAAEVIDESFRGQNRVQQQRAVYAALQGHMDGPNGALHALALTTKAPE; translated from the coding sequence ATGGCGATGGAAGCCCAGGATATCGAAGCCCTGATCCGCGCTGCATTTCCCAATGCCCAGATCACCATCACCGACCTTGCCGGGGACGGAAACCATTATGCTGCCGAGGTGATCGACGAAAGCTTCCGCGGCCAGAACCGCGTGCAGCAGCAGCGCGCAGTCTATGCGGCGCTGCAGGGCCACATGGACGGCCCGAACGGCGCGCTGCATGCGCTTGCCCTGACCACCAAGGCCCCCGAATAA
- a CDS encoding Mu transposase C-terminal domain-containing protein, which produces MQMFNLSFDPDRHHYAFGQYDRVTIDGLTYKTVTHGRNEEGWLLELDDGSGRCTSFAHRELSRMGSMGRIRVEHNHYAPETARVRLLGGGMRISELPPAEAARVSRRSAYVEAFRELFQEKLIKITDESIKASRDLLRSRAMDYVGRLIGGRGAAISQDITRTPSARTLRRWLQACRSFGMSGLIDAMNRRGNRSCLMGGGELALLMREVEGYADEKRPTIRTIHVNVCLAFEARNNERRAQGLHPFNIPSYETVRRAIHRLDPYAVTLKREGAEAARKKFMPVGEGLLLSRPLERVEIDENTIDIISLAECAGLMELLTEEERKNLGLDRSKARWFVTVAICATTRCILGMAFSRTAREEASLQVLQMILCDKGKWADATGSLGSWDMHGIPILIVTDNGAAFQSERFRIACADLGITAMRAPAGLPEVRARNERFFLSLNTGLHPRLPGNTFGSIRAKGNADPEARAALTFDDLAFCLVRWIVDIYHNTPHFGLGGETPLHCWRRLTAEWGVQPPPSREDRRVIFGERMPRKLSREGVTVLGMRYHSEALARWMTCKEERNVEVRWHPDDIGQVTVYVQGQRFQVGSVLPGFDGVSAREWLAATRELRAADPARKTYDQQIALQAVAAIRERSTSATTLAGLIAEDWSPARIKYEEDRLFIGFNATVGRKTAPVASDGMGRVIPDEVGGEDRPAFPDTHHSPVSPIAARPALARPEPAHPATLPDMPVGASPSSIWKITE; this is translated from the coding sequence ATGCAGATGTTCAATCTGAGCTTCGATCCCGACCGCCATCACTACGCCTTCGGTCAATACGACCGCGTGACCATCGATGGCCTGACCTACAAGACCGTGACCCATGGCCGGAACGAGGAGGGCTGGCTGCTGGAACTGGATGACGGTTCCGGCCGCTGCACGTCCTTCGCCCATCGGGAACTGAGCCGGATGGGATCGATGGGGCGAATCCGGGTCGAGCACAACCATTACGCCCCCGAGACCGCCAGGGTCCGGCTTCTTGGCGGCGGCATGCGCATCTCCGAGCTGCCCCCGGCCGAAGCGGCCCGGGTCAGCAGGAGAAGCGCCTATGTCGAGGCCTTCCGGGAGCTCTTCCAGGAAAAGCTTATCAAGATCACCGATGAGAGCATCAAGGCGAGCCGGGATCTTCTGCGCAGCCGGGCCATGGACTATGTCGGCAGGCTGATCGGCGGCCGGGGCGCGGCGATCTCTCAGGATATCACCAGGACGCCTTCCGCGCGCACGCTGCGCCGCTGGCTCCAGGCCTGCCGCAGCTTCGGCATGAGCGGGCTGATCGATGCCATGAACCGGCGCGGCAACCGCAGCTGTCTGATGGGAGGCGGGGAACTGGCGCTGCTGATGCGTGAGGTCGAAGGCTATGCCGATGAGAAACGTCCGACCATCAGGACCATCCATGTCAATGTCTGCCTCGCTTTCGAGGCGCGGAACAATGAGCGCCGGGCACAGGGCCTGCATCCCTTCAACATCCCGAGCTATGAGACCGTGCGCCGGGCCATCCACCGACTCGACCCCTATGCGGTGACGCTCAAGCGCGAGGGTGCCGAGGCGGCGCGCAAGAAGTTCATGCCGGTCGGCGAAGGGCTGCTCCTGTCCCGGCCGCTCGAACGGGTGGAGATCGACGAGAATACGATCGACATCATCTCGCTCGCCGAATGCGCCGGGCTCATGGAGCTTCTGACCGAAGAAGAGCGCAAAAACCTCGGGTTGGACAGGAGCAAGGCGCGCTGGTTCGTGACCGTCGCCATCTGCGCTACGACGCGCTGCATCCTCGGCATGGCTTTCTCGCGCACCGCCAGAGAGGAGGCCTCGCTGCAGGTCCTCCAGATGATCCTGTGTGACAAGGGAAAATGGGCCGATGCCACAGGGTCGCTCGGTTCTTGGGACATGCACGGCATCCCGATCCTCATCGTCACCGACAACGGCGCCGCCTTCCAATCGGAACGGTTCCGAATCGCCTGTGCCGACCTAGGCATCACCGCCATGCGCGCCCCCGCTGGCCTGCCGGAGGTCCGTGCCCGAAACGAGCGTTTCTTCCTCAGCCTCAATACCGGCCTGCATCCCCGCCTGCCAGGCAATACCTTCGGCAGCATCCGCGCGAAGGGGAACGCCGATCCCGAAGCCCGCGCCGCCCTGACTTTCGACGACCTCGCCTTCTGCCTGGTCCGCTGGATCGTCGACATCTACCACAACACTCCGCATTTCGGTCTGGGCGGCGAGACGCCGCTGCATTGCTGGCGCCGACTGACCGCCGAATGGGGCGTGCAGCCGCCGCCGTCACGCGAGGATCGTCGCGTGATCTTCGGTGAGCGCATGCCGCGCAAGCTTTCCCGCGAGGGCGTGACAGTGCTCGGCATGCGCTATCATTCCGAGGCGTTGGCCCGCTGGATGACCTGCAAGGAGGAACGCAATGTCGAAGTCCGCTGGCACCCCGACGATATCGGCCAGGTGACCGTTTACGTCCAGGGCCAGAGGTTCCAGGTGGGCTCGGTTCTCCCCGGTTTCGACGGTGTTTCCGCTCGGGAGTGGCTGGCAGCGACACGGGAACTGCGCGCGGCCGATCCCGCGCGCAAGACATATGACCAGCAAATCGCCTTGCAGGCGGTCGCGGCCATCCGTGAGCGCAGCACCTCGGCTACCACCCTCGCGGGGCTGATCGCCGAGGACTGGTCGCCGGCCCGGATCAAGTATGAGGAGGACCGCCTGTTCATCGGCTTCAATGCTACCGTCGGTCGAAAGACTGCGCCTGTCGCCTCCGACGGGATGGGTCGGGTGATCCCTGATGAGGTCGGCGGCGAAGATCGCCCGGCCTTCCCGGACACCCACCATTCCCCCGTCAGTCCGATCGCCGCCCGCCCTGCCCTGGCCCGGCCCGAACCAGCACATCCCGCCACTCTCCCTGACATGCCGGTAGGCGCCTCGCCTTCGTCCATCTGGAAAATCACGGAGTAG
- a CDS encoding YqjD family protein yields MAKPEATADEVKAQAREAADEVGRHTRRAADEATEAYETARERGAELYETAREKGAEFVETARQRGAEYAETVRERGHDYAERARDEARRLYRQGERQAHEVAAHAEEYYDEVSGMVRRNPAQALGIAAGVGFLLGLIIARR; encoded by the coding sequence ATGGCGAAACCTGAAGCCACCGCCGACGAAGTGAAAGCCCAGGCGCGCGAGGCCGCCGACGAGGTGGGCCGCCACACCCGCCGCGCCGCCGACGAGGCGACCGAAGCCTATGAGACCGCCCGCGAGCGCGGCGCCGAGCTTTACGAAACCGCGCGCGAGAAAGGCGCCGAATTCGTCGAGACCGCCCGTCAGCGTGGTGCCGAATATGCCGAGACGGTCCGCGAGCGTGGCCATGACTATGCCGAACGCGCCCGCGACGAGGCTCGCCGGCTGTATCGCCAGGGCGAGCGGCAGGCGCATGAGGTCGCAGCCCATGCCGAAGAATATTACGACGAGGTCTCGGGCATGGTGCGCCGCAACCCCGCCCAGGCGCTGGGGATCGCGGCGGGCGTCGGCTTCCTGCTGGGCCTGATCATCGCGCGCCGCTGA
- the grxD gene encoding Grx4 family monothiol glutaredoxin has product MTDARQQIQDTIDGNDVVLFMKGTKEMPQCGFSSRVAGVLNYMNVQYRDVNVLADEAIRQGIKEFSDWPTIPQLYVKGEFVGGCDIVTEMTLSGELDQLFEKAGVTYDKEAADRIREANA; this is encoded by the coding sequence ATGACCGACGCACGCCAGCAGATCCAGGACACCATCGACGGCAACGATGTCGTCCTGTTCATGAAAGGCACCAAGGAGATGCCTCAATGCGGCTTTTCAAGCCGCGTCGCCGGGGTGCTGAACTATATGAACGTCCAGTATCGCGACGTGAACGTGCTGGCGGACGAGGCGATCCGCCAGGGCATCAAGGAATTCTCGGACTGGCCGACGATTCCGCAGCTTTATGTCAAGGGAGAGTTCGTCGGCGGCTGCGACATCGTCACCGAGATGACCCTGTCGGGCGAGCTTGACCAGCTTTTCGAAAAGGCGGGCGTGACCTATGACAAGGAAGCCGCCGACCGCATCCGCGAGGCCAATGCCTGA